One window of Camelina sativa cultivar DH55 chromosome 4, Cs, whole genome shotgun sequence genomic DNA carries:
- the LOC104780678 gene encoding protein INVOLVED IN DE NOVO 2, with protein sequence MGSTVILSSDDEDLDISESEMDEYGDKMYLNLKGGKLKVKLSPQAFLCPYCPTKKKPSFQYKDLLQHASGVGNSNSEKKSAKEKASHLALVKYLQQDLADSASDAAEPSAKRQKNGNAIQDCDHDEKLVCPWKGIVVNIPTTKGVDGRSAGESGSKLRDEYIQRGFNPTRVRPLWSHWGHSGTAIVEFNKDWNGLHNALLFDKAYRVDGHGKKDWLKKGCPKSGLYAWIARADDYNGNNIIGENLRKTGDLKTIAELTEEEARKQQRLVQNLTQLVEEKKKDMKEMEELCKVKSKELNQLMEEKEKNEEKHYRELNAMQERTFSHVQKIVDDHAKKKMLLESEKKKLEIRGIELAKREVHNVAERMKLTEDLEQNASKNSSLELATMEQQKADEDVKKLADDQRRQKEELHEKIIRLERQRDQKQAVELEVEQLKGQLNVMKHMGSDGDAEIVQKVETIYKDLNEKLEELSDLDKLNQTLILRERRTNDELQEARKELVNIMREWKTNIGVKRMGELVTKPFMDAMQQKYCQQDVEDRAVDVLQLWEGYLKDPDWQPYKRVKLENQETEVEVIDETDEKLKELKEDLGDGPYNAVTQALLEINEYNPSGRYITSELWNIKEDRKATLEEGVTCLLDQWEKAKRKRGMA encoded by the exons ATGGGGAGCACGGTGATATTGAGctcagatgatgaagatttagATATCAGTGAATCTGAAATGGATGAGTATGGAGACAAAATGTACTTGAATCTAAAAGGTGGGAAGCTTAAAGTGAAACTCTCTCCTCAAGCTTTTCTTTGTCCTTACTGTCCAACCAAGAAGAAACCGAGTTTCCAGTACAAAGATCTACTTCAGCATGCTTCTGGAGTTGGTAATAGCAATTCTGAGAAAAAAAGTGCCAAGGAGAAAGCAAGCCACCTTGCTCTTGTCAAGTACCTTCAACAAGATCTTGCTGATTCAGCTTCAGATGCAGCAGAGCCTTCCGCTAAGCGCCAGAAAAACGGAAATGCTATTCAAGATTGTGACCATGACGAGAAGCTCGTGTGTCCTTGGAAAG GTATTGTGGTTAATATACCAACTACAAAGGGAGTGGATGGTCGATCTGCGGGTGAGAGTGGATCAAAGCTTAGGGATGAGTACATTCAACGAGGGTTTAATCCGACTAGAGTTCGTCCTTTATGGAGTCACTGGGGACATTCAGGAACAGCAATAGTTGAGTTTAACAAAGATTGGAATGGACTTCACAATGCTCTTTTGTTTGACAAGGCTTATCGAGTAGACGGTCATGGTAAAAAGGACTGGTTGAAAAAAGGCTGTCCAAAATCAGGTCTTTACGCGTGGATTGCTCGAGCTGATGATTATAACGGTAATAATATCATCGGAGAAAACTTGAGGAAGACGGGTGATCTCAAAACTATAGCTGAGCTAACGGAAGAAGAGGCGAGGAAACAGCAAAGACTTGTGCAGAATCTGACACAACTtgtggaagaaaagaaaaaagacatgaaggagatggaggagcTGTGTAAAGTGAAGTCAAAGGAACTTAATCAGTTGATggaagagaaggaaaagaatgaagaaaagCATTACCGAGAGCTGAATGCTATGCAAGAGAGAACATTTAGTCACGTTCAAAAGATAGTTGATGATcatgcgaagaagaagatgctgcTGGAGtccgagaagaagaagctcgaaATCAGAGGTATTGAGTTGGCAAAGCGCGAAGTGCACAATGTAGCTGAGAGAATGAAATTGACTGAAGATCTTGAACAG AATGCATCTAAGAATAGTTCTCTTGAACTAGCAACCATGGAACAACAAAAGGCTGACGAGGATGTTAAAAAATTGGCAGATGATCAGAGA AGGCAAAAGGAGGAGCTTCATGAGAAAATCATAAGACTAGAAAGACAAAGAGATCAGAAACAAGCAGTTGAGCTAGAGGTTGAGCAGTTGAAAGGACAGCTTAATGTGATGAAGCACATGGGATCAGATGGCGATGCTGAAATTGTGCAAAAGGTGGAAACCATCTATAAAGATTTAAATGAGAAGTTAGAAGAACTCTCAGACCTCGATAAACTTAACCAAACTCTTATCCTAAGAGAGCGCAGAACCAATGATGAGCTTCAAGAAGCTCGTAAAGAATTGGTAAAC ATTATGAGAGAATGGAAAACAAATATCGGTGTCAAGAGAATGGGAGAGCTCGTGACGAAACCATTCATGGATGCAATGCAGCAAAAGTATTGTCAGCAAGATGTTGAAGACCGAGCAGTTGATGTCCTCCAACTTTGGGAAGGCTATCTCAAAGATCCAGATTGGCAACCATACAAGCGGGTTAAGCTtgaaaatcaagaaacagaagtg GAAGTGATTGATGAGACAGATGAAAAGCTGAAGGAGCTGAAGGAAGATTTGGGAGATGGTCCATACAATGCGGTAACGCAAGCTTTGTTGGAGATAAACGAGTATAACCCGAGTGGAAGGTATATTACATCAGAGCTATGGAACATAAAAGAAGATAGGAAGGCTACACTTGAAGAAGGTGTCACCTGTTTACTTGATCAATGGGAAAAAGCGAAACGCAAGCGCGGAATGGCCTGA
- the LOC104780673 gene encoding nuclear transcription factor Y subunit C-1-like isoform X1 yields MDTNNNNHQPPPSAVTGIPPPPPPPGTTISATGGGASYHHLLQQQQQQLQLFWTYQRQEIEQVNDFKNHQLPLARIKKIMKADEDVRMISAEAPILFAKACELFILELTIRSWLHAEENKRRTLQKNDIAAAITRTDIFDFLVDIVPRDEIKDEAAVLGGGMVAPPTSSGGPYYYPPMGQPAGPGGMMIGRPAMDPSGVYVQPPSQAWQSVWQTSAGTGDDVSYGSGGSTGQGNLDGQG; encoded by the exons ATggacaccaacaacaacaaccaccaaCCACCTCCATCCGCCGTCACCGGAATccctccgcctcctcctccacctgGAACCACCATTTCCGCCACCGGAGGAGGAGCCTCGTACCACCAccttctccaacaacaacaacaacagctccAATTGTTCTGGACATACCAACGTCAAGAGATCGAACAAGTTAACGATTTCAAAAACCATCAGCTCCCACTCGCTAGGATCAAGAAGATCATGAAAGCCGACGAAGATGTTCGTATGATCTCCGCGGAAGCACCGATCCTATTCGCCAAAGCTTGTGAGCTTTTCATCCTCGAGCTCACCATCAGATCTTGGCTTCACGCTGAGGAGAACAAACGCCGTACGCTTCAGAAGAACGATATCGCCGCTGCGATTACTAGGACCGATATATTCGATTTCCTTGTCGATATCGTTCCTAGAGATGAGATTAAGGACGAGGCCGCCGTGCTCGGTGGTGGCATGGTCGCTCCTCCCACCTCTAGTGGCGGGCCTTACTATTATCCGCCGATGGGGCAGCCTGCAGGTCCTGGAGGGATGATGATTGGGAGACCGGCTATGGATCCGAGTGGTGTTTATGTTCAGCCTCCGTCTCAGGCGTGGCAGAGCGTTTGGCAGACTTCGGCGGGGACTGGTGATGATGTCTCTTACGGCAGTGGTGGAAGCACTGGTCAGGGGAATCTCGACGGCCAAGG TTAA
- the LOC104783908 gene encoding agamous-like MADS-box protein AGL97 encodes MGGLKRKIDTEKQIEGKEPRAVTFSKRRKGLFSKASELCLLSGAQIAIITTPVSANSHNSFYSFGHSSVDSVVAAFLADETPTPTRDVDDENLGFWWEDESLAKSENAEELAEAIDSMKRMLHDLKEELQRDDQHVPVDDVVEKENNNNNDASSLGLGLGLGVGGCNRGMEYFDQIDSEVETTQSQAMPMIDYVVGEGCSNQRLDFDQIFVSEVDETQSQSQAMPMINLDDDEFFSSDFFNELDIDALYA; translated from the coding sequence ATGGGGGGCTTGAAGAGGAAAATAGACACGGAGAAGCAGATTGAGGGGAAAGAACCACGAGCTGTTACATTCTCGAAACGTAGGAAGGGCCTTTTCAGCAAAGCGTCGGAGCTCTGTCTTCTCTCCGGCGCTCAAATCGCAATCATAACTACTCCTGTTTCTGCTAATTCCCACAACTCTTTTTACTCTTTTGGACATTCCTCCGTGGATAGCGTTGTCGCTGCTTTCCTCGCTGATGAGACTCCGACTCCGACTCGGGATGTCGATGATgaaaatctagggttttggtGGGAAGACGAGAGTCTCGCCAAGTCGGAGAATGCGGAGGAACTGGCTGAGGCGATTGATTCCATGAAGAGGATGTTACACGATCTCAAGGAGGAGTTGCAAAGAGATGATCAACACGTACCAGTGGACGACGTGGTGGAGAaggagaacaacaacaacaacgatgcTTCTtctttaggtttaggtttaggtttaggtgTGGGTGGATGCAACCGAGGGATGGAATACTTTGATCAAATTGATTCTGAGGTTGAGACGACTCAATCTCAGGCTATGCCGATGATCGATTACGTCGTGGGTGAAGGATGCAGCAACCAAAGGCTGGACTTTGATCAAATATTTGTTTCTGAGGTTGATGAgactcaatctcaatctcaagcTATGCCGATGATCAATTTGGACGACGACGAGTTCTTCTCTTCTGATTTCTTCAATGAACTTGATATTGATGCTCTATATGCATAA
- the LOC104783907 gene encoding uncharacterized protein LOC104783907 — MLAEETEDHGSYNGNHDFNWHKQIWSLKCSPKTKLFLWKAVHNALPVGENLSCRTALDPMKCPHCEAEETTLHLFFQCPFAKTIWDLVPFREQSAVREVLSFTGGLELVNNLTCLPPLGVGNGPLAPWLLWVIWTSRNQMIFNKRHISVQEALVTTICRAREWQEAQISPAHNLTTPQPTHIPQAPPSGSICCTDASWKEDGRAGIGWICRNHHDRIIFEGSALLSAVASPLVAEGKATLAAVRVAIALGTIDILFASDSLILVKALNQKTPHKDLHGITHDILNLSVCFNVCCFRFISQSSNR; from the coding sequence ATGTTGGCGGAGGAAACTGAGGACCACGGATCCTACAACGGAAACCACGATTTCAACTGGCATAAGCAAATCTGGTCTCTTAAGTgttcaccaaaaacaaaactattccTATGGAAAGCGGTACACAATGCCTTACCTGTAGGGGAAAATCTGTCATGTCGCACTGCTCTCGACCCTATGAAGTGCCCTCATTGTGAAGCCGAGGAGACAACCTTACACCTCTTTTTTCAATGCCCTTTTGCAAAGACCATCTGGGATTTGGTCCCTTTCCGAGAACAATCTGCGGTGAGAGAAGTCCTTTCTTTCACAGGCGGACTAGAGCTGGTAAACAACCTTACATGCTTACCTCCTTTGGGAGTGGGAAACGGCCCCTTAGCCCCCTGGCTCCTCTGGGTGATTTGGACATCACGAAACCAGATGATTTTTAACAAGAGGCATATATCCGTACAGGAAGCCCTGGTAACAACAATTTGTCGAGCCCGTGAGTGGCAGGAGGCTCAAATCTCCCCGGCTCACAACCTGACAACACCCCAACCGACCCATATCCCACAGGCCCCTCCGAGTGGTTCCATTTGCTGCACTGATGCCTCTTGGAAGGAAGACGGACGGGCTGGAATCGGATGGATCTGCAGAAATCATCACGATCGAATCATCTTCGAAGGATCTGCACTTTTATCTGCGGTCGCTTCACCGTTGGTCGCCGAAGGCAAGGCAACTCTTGCAGCGGTGAGAGTTGCAATTGCATTGGGTACCATCGACATTCTCTTTGCTTCTGACTCGCTAATCCTAGTCAAAGCCCTTAACCAGAAGACTCCACACAAGGATCTTCACGGGATTACTCATGATATCCTGAATTTATCTGTTTGTTTCAATGTCTGCTGTTTCCGTTTTATCTCTCAATCGAGTAATCGCTAG
- the LOC104780672 gene encoding protein transport protein Sec61 subunit gamma-3, translated as MDAIDSAIDPLRDFAKSSIRLVQRCHKPDRKEFTKVAVRTAIGFVVMGFVGFFVKLVFIPINNIIVGSS; from the exons ATGGACGCCATTGATTCAGCAATCGATCCTCTCAGAGACTTCGCCAAGAGCAGTATTCGTCTCGTCCAGCGCTGTCACAAACCCGATCGTAAAG AATTCACGAAAGTTGCTGTGCGTACTGCGATTGGATTTGTGGTGATGGGATTCGTTGGCTTCTTCGTCAAGCTCGTCTTCATCCCAATCAACAACATCATCGTTGGATCTTCTTAG
- the LOC104780670 gene encoding protein SHOOT GRAVITROPISM 5-like: protein MAEQQQQDHHKELQLLPSPPSTESSVVRKQRQQLLTSDHHHQHNRSSSMIHHDLDLKLSISLSSITTAEDEHPSGGGGGVEALKWQAAEQIRLAAIEKAYAERVRELTRREMEMAQSEFARARVMWQKAREEVERAERLKERSMTKTDTTACLEITCHSCRQRFRP from the exons atggctgaacaacaacaacaagatcatCACAAAGAGCTTCAGCTTTTGCCTTCTCCACCGTCGACGGAATCTTCTGTGGTAAGGAAACAACGACAACAACTTCTCACAtccgaccaccaccaccaacacaaCCGTTCCTCATCCATGATCCACCACGATCTTGACCTTAAACTCTCCATCAGCCTCAGCTCGATCACAACCGCGGAGGACGAGCATCcaagcggtggtggtggtggtgtggAGGCGCTGAAGTGGCAGGCGGCAGAGCAGATAAGGCTGGCGGCGATAGAGAAGGCTTACGCCGAGAGGGTTAGAGAATTGACTCGCCGTGAGATGGAGATGGCTCAGTCTGAGTTTGCTCGTGCAAG GGTGATGTGGCAGAAGGCGAGGGAGGAGGTGGAGAGAGCTGAGAGGTTGAAGGAGAGATCAATGACCAAGACTGATACGACGGCTTGCTTGGAGATCACTTGCCACTCTTGCAGGCAAAGGTTTAggccttaa
- the LOC104780677 gene encoding uncharacterized protein LOC104780677: MADWGPVVIAVILFVLLTPGLLFQIPGRGRVVEFGNMQTSGASILVHTIIFFGLITIFTIAIRLHIYTG; encoded by the coding sequence ATGGCGGATTGGGGACCTGTAGTGATCGCTGTGATACTGTTCGTGCTTCTGACACCGGGACTTCTCTTTCAGATTCCGGGGAGAGGTCGTGTCGTCGAATTCGGGAATATGCAGACTAGTGGTGCGTCCATTCTCGTCCACACCATTATTTTCTTCGGTCtcatcaccatcttcaccatcgcCATTCGTCTCCACATTTACACCGGTTAA
- the LOC104780671 gene encoding acetolactate synthase, chloroplastic, translating into MAAATTTSSSSIPFSTKPSSSKSPLPISRFTLPFSLNPNKSSSSSRRRGIKSTSLSISAVLNTTANVSTTTPPSKPTKPEKKKFVSRFAPDQPRKGADILVEALERQGVETVFAYPGGASMEIHQALTRSSSIRNVLPRHEQGGVFAAEGYARSTGKPGICIATSGPGATNLVSGLADALLDSVPLVAITGQVPRRMIGTDAFQETPIVEVTRSITKHNYLVMDVEDIPRIVEEAFFLATSGRPGPVLVDVPKDIQQQLAIPNWEQSMRLPGYMSRMPKPPEDSHLEQIVRLVSESKKPVLYVGGGCLNSSEELGRFVELTGIPVASTLMGLGAYPCDDELSLHMLGMHGTVYANYSVEHSDLLLAFGVRFDDRVTGKLEAFASRAKIVHIDIDSAEIGKNKTPHVSVCGDVKLALQGMNKVLENRAEERKLDFGVWRSELNEQKQKFPLSFKTFGEAIPPQYAIQVLDELTDGKAIISTGVGQHQMWAAQFYKYKKPRQWLSSAGLGAMGFGLPAAIGASVANPDAIVVDIDGDGSFIMNVQELATIRVENLPVKILILNNQHLGMVMQWEDRFYKANRAHTYLGNPAAEDEIFPNMLQFASACGIPAARVTKKAELREAIQKMLDTPGPYLLDVICPHQEHVLPMIPSGGTFNDVITEGDGRTKY; encoded by the coding sequence ATGGCGGcggcaacaacaacatcatcatcttcgatCCCCTTCTCAACAAAACCTTCCTCATCCAAATCACCATTACCAATCTCCAGGTTCACCCTCCCATTCTCCCTAAACCCAAacaaatcctcctcctcctcccgcCGCCGCGGTATCAAATCAACCTCCCTCTCCATCTCCGCCGTTCTCAACACAACAGCCAATGTCTCAACCACTACTCCTCCATCAAAACCAACCAAACCCGAAAAAAAGAAATTCGTCTCCCGATTTGCTCCAGATCAGCCACGCAAAGGCGCTGACATCCTCGTCGAAGCTTTAGAACGCCAAGGCGTAGAAACAGTCTTCGCTTACCCAGGAGGTGCATCAATGGAGATTCACCAAGCCTTAACTCGTTCCTCCTCGATCCGTAACGTCCTCCCACGTCACGAACAAGGAGGCGTGTTCGCAGCTGAAGGATACGCTAGATCCACCGGTAAACCAGGTATCTGTATAGCTACCTCAGGTCCTGGAGCTACGAATCTCGTTAGCGGATTAGCCGATGCCTTGTTAGATAGTGTTCCTCTTGTAGCGATCACGGGTCAAGTCCCTCGTAGGATGATTGGTACTGATGCGTTTCAAGAAACTCCCATCGTTGAGGTGACGCGTTCCATTACTAAACATAACTATCTTGTGATGGATGTTGAAGATATTCCTAGGATTGTTGAGGAAGCTTTCTTTTTAGCTACTTCTGGTAGACCTGGACCTGTTTTGGTTGATGTTCCTAAAGATATACAGCAGCAGCTTGCGATTCCTAATTGGGAACAGTCTATGAGGTTACCTGGTTATATGTCTAGGATGCCTAAACCTCCGGAAGATTCTCATTTGGAGCAGATTGTTAGGTTGGTTTCTGAGTCTAAGAAGCCTGTGTTGTATGTTGGTGGTGGTTGTTTGAATTCGAGTGAGGAGTTGGGTAGGTTTGTGGAACTTACGGGTATACCTGTTGCGAGTACGTTGATGGGTCTTGGTGCTTACCCTTGTGATGACGAGTTGTCGTTGCATATGCTTGGAATGCACGGGACCGTGTACGCGAATTACTCTGTGGAGCATAGTGATTTGTTGTTGGCTTTTGGGGTGAGGTTTGATGATCGTGTCACGGGTAAGCTTGAGGCTTTTGCTAGTAGGGCGAAGATTGTTCACATTGATATTGACTCGGCTGAGATTGGGAAGAACAAGACTCCTCATGTGTCTGTGTGTGGAGATGTTAAGCTGGCTTTGCAAGGGATGAACAAGGTTCTTGAGAACCGAGCTGAGGAGCGTAAGCTTGATTTTGGAGTTTGGAGAAGTGAGTTGAACGAACAGAAACAAAAGTTCCCTCTGAGCTTCAAGACGTTTGGGGAAGCTATTCCTCCTCAGTATGCGATTCAGGTCCTTGATGAGCTGACTGATGGGAAAGCCATTATAAGCACTGGTGTCGGTCAACATCAAATGTGGGCGGCGCAGTTTTACAAGTACAAAAAACCGAGGCAGTGGCTATCATCAGCAGGCCTTGGAGCTATGGGTTTTGGACTTCCCGCTGCTATTGGAGCGTCCGTTGCGAACCCTGATGCGATTGTTGTGGATATTGACGGAGATGGAAGCTTCATAATGAATGTGCAAGAGCTGGCCACTATCAGGGTAGAGAATCTCCCAGTGAAGATACTTATACTAAACAACCAGCATCTTGGCATGGTTATGCAATGGGAGGATCGGTTCTACAAAGCTAACCGAGCTCACACATATCTTGGTAACCCGGCAGCGGAGGACGAGATATTCCCGAACATGCTGCAGTTTGCATCAGCTTGCGGTATTCCAGCGGCGAGGGTGACAAAGAAAGCAGAGCTCCGAGAAGCTATCCAGAAAATGCTGGATACCCCAGGACCATACTTGTTGGATGTGATTTGTCCGCACCAAGAACATGTGTTGCCGATGATCCCAAGTGGCGGCACTTTCAATGATGTCATAACGGAAGGAGATGGCCGGACTAAATACTGA
- the LOC104780673 gene encoding nuclear transcription factor Y subunit C-1-like isoform X2 gives MDTNNNNHQPPPSAVTGIPPPPPPPGTTISATGGGASYHHLLQQQQQQLQLFWTYQRQEIEQVNDFKNHQLPLARIKKIMKADEDVRMISAEAPILFAKACELFILELTIRSWLHAEENKRRTLQKNDIAAAITRTDIFDFLVDIVPRDEIKDEAAVLGGGMVAPPTSSGGPYYYPPMGQPAGPGGMMIGRPAMDPSGVYVQPPSQAWQSVWQTSAGTGDDVSYGSGGSTGQGNLDGQG, from the coding sequence ATggacaccaacaacaacaaccaccaaCCACCTCCATCCGCCGTCACCGGAATccctccgcctcctcctccacctgGAACCACCATTTCCGCCACCGGAGGAGGAGCCTCGTACCACCAccttctccaacaacaacaacaacagctccAATTGTTCTGGACATACCAACGTCAAGAGATCGAACAAGTTAACGATTTCAAAAACCATCAGCTCCCACTCGCTAGGATCAAGAAGATCATGAAAGCCGACGAAGATGTTCGTATGATCTCCGCGGAAGCACCGATCCTATTCGCCAAAGCTTGTGAGCTTTTCATCCTCGAGCTCACCATCAGATCTTGGCTTCACGCTGAGGAGAACAAACGCCGTACGCTTCAGAAGAACGATATCGCCGCTGCGATTACTAGGACCGATATATTCGATTTCCTTGTCGATATCGTTCCTAGAGATGAGATTAAGGACGAGGCCGCCGTGCTCGGTGGTGGCATGGTCGCTCCTCCCACCTCTAGTGGCGGGCCTTACTATTATCCGCCGATGGGGCAGCCTGCAGGTCCTGGAGGGATGATGATTGGGAGACCGGCTATGGATCCGAGTGGTGTTTATGTTCAGCCTCCGTCTCAGGCGTGGCAGAGCGTTTGGCAGACTTCGGCGGGGACTGGTGATGATGTCTCTTACGGCAGTGGTGGAAGCACTGGTCAGGGGAATCTCGACGGCCAAGGGTGA
- the LOC104780675 gene encoding non-specific phospholipase C6: MKPSSVSRFSLTFSHLLTLYCLLIPTQGSHQWESPIKTVVVLVLENRSFDHLLGWMKKSVNPTINGVTGQECNPVPNSTQTICFSSDAEFVDPDPGHSFEAVEQQVFGSGSGSGQIPSMMGFVEQALSMPGNLSETVMKGFRPESVPVYAELVKEFAVFDRWFSSIPGPTQPNRLFVYSATSHGSTSHVKKQLAQGYPQKTIFDSLHSNDIDFGIYFQNIPTTLFYRNLRQLKYIFNLHQYDLKFKRDAANGKLPSLTVIEPRYFDLKGLPANDDHPSHDVANGQKLVKEVYESLRSSPQWNQTLLVITYDEHGGFYDHVKTPYVDIPNPDGNTGPAPGFFKFDRLGVRVPTIMVSPWIKKGTVVSEAKGPTESSEYEHSSIPATIKKLFNLSSNFLTHRDAWAATFEDVVSHLTTPRTDCPMTLPDVAPIRATEPKEDAALSEFQGEVVQLAAVLNGDHFLSSFPDEVGKKMTVKQAHEYVKGATSRFIRASKEALKLGADKSAIVDMRSSLTTQTRNL, from the exons ATGAAACCATCATCAGTTTCAAGATTTTCTTTAACTTTCTCACACTTACTCACACTCTATTGTCTTCTCATACCAACCCAAGGATCTCATCAATGGGAATCACCAATCAAAACCGTCGTCGTTCTAGTCTTAGAGAATCGATCTTTCGACCACCTCTTGGGATGGATGAAGAAATCAGTTAACCCGACGATAAACGGTGTAACGGGTCAAGAATGCAACCCGGTTCCGAACTCTACACAAACCATATGTTTCTCTAGTGACGCTGAGTTCGTGGATCCGGATCCGGGTCATTCGTTTGAAGCTGTTGAGCAACAGGTTTTCGGATCCGGTTCCGGGTCGGGTCAGATCCCGTCGATGATGGGTTTCGTCGAGCAAGCGCTCTCCATGCCGGGGAACTTGTCGGAGACTGTGATGAAAGGCTTTAGGCCTGAATCTGTACCGGTTTACGCTGAACTGGTTAAAGAATTTGCTGTGTTTGACCGTTGGTTTTCTTCGATTCCTGGTCCGACTCAACCGAACCGGTTATTTGTTTATTCGGCTACCTCACATGGTTCAACAAGTCATGTCAAGAAACAACTTGCTCAAGG GTATCCACAAAAGACTATATTCGATTCGCTCCATAGCAACGACATTGACTTCGGAATATACTTTCAGAATATTCCGACCACGTTATTCTACCGTAATCTCCGACAGCTAAAGTACATTTTCAATTTGCATCAGTACGATCTGAAATTCAAGAGAGACGCAGCGAATGGGAAGTTACCGAGCTTAACCGTAATTGAACCGAGGTATTTCGATCTCAAGGGTCTACCGGCCAATGACGATCACCCGTCGCATGATGTGGCTAATGGTCAAAAGCTGGTTAAGGAAGTGTACGAGTCACTTAGGTCGAGTCCACAGTGGAACCAGACGCTCCTAGTCATAACTTATGATGAGCATGGTGGGTTCTATGATCATGTCAAGACTCCTTATGTCGATATACCAAACCCGGATGGGAATACTGGACCGGCTCCTGGTTTCTTTAAATTCGACCGGTTAGGTGTTCGGGTTCCTACTATCATGGTTTCGCCTTGGATTAAAAAAGGAACCG TGGTGAGTGAGGCCAAAGGACCAACAGAGAGCTCAGAGTACGAACATTCGTCAATACCAGCGACCATAAAAAAACTCTTCAACCTCTCTTCCAATTTCTTAACACATAGAGATGCATGGGCTGCTACTTTCGAAGACGTTGTTTCTCACTTAACCACTCCTCGAACCGATTGCCCCATGACTCTTCCTGACGTTGCACCCATAAGAGCCACTGAGCCTAAAGAAGACGCAGCGCTTTCTGAATTTCAAGGTGAAGTGGTTCAGCTTGCAGCTGTTCTCAACGGTGACCACTTCCTCAGTAGCTTCCCGGACGAAGTAGGGAAGAAGATGACTGTCAAACAAGCTCACGAATACGTCAAAGGAGCTACATCACGGTTCATTAGAGCTAGTAAAGAGGCATTGAAGCTTGGTGCCGATAAATCTGCCATTGTCGATATGCGATCTTCGCTTACTACACAAACACGCAACCTGtaa